The Leucoraja erinacea ecotype New England chromosome 22, Leri_hhj_1, whole genome shotgun sequence genome includes a region encoding these proteins:
- the LOC129707717 gene encoding potassium voltage-gated channel subfamily A member 3-like: MTLVAEENIDESVALATFSQGSCDPELLGHECCERALINISGLRFETQLRTLAQFPDTLLGDPRKRMRYFDPLRNEYFFDRNRPSFDAILYYYQSGGRLRRPANVPVDIFMEEIKFYEMGEEAIDNFREEEGFIKEEERILPANEYQRQIWLMFEYPESSGSAKGIAIVSVLVILISIIIFCVETLPEFREDALLEPRTVAVNGTGTLGANIFTDPFFIIETLCIVWFSFELLVRFFSCPSKSTFSKNIMNIIDIVAIIPYFITLFTELVYHQSNGQQTMSLAILRVIRLVRVFRIFKLSRHSKGLQILGKTLQASLRELGLLMFFLFIGVILFSSAVYFAETDDPDSSFSSIPDAFWWAVVTMTTVGYGDMHPITIGGKIVGSLCAIAGVLTIALPVPVIVSNFNYFYHRENEHEEQVEYMHISTGQQANSLGQLKASDQSLNKSEAEDNVDALINDHQYPDYTPIKQRSSDNQTRKKFTDV; this comes from the coding sequence ATGACACTGGTGGCAGAGGAAAACATCGACGAGTCGGTGGCGTTGGCCACGTTTTCTCAGGGCAGCTGCGACCCCGAGCTGCTGGGGCACGAGTGCTGCGAGCGGGCTCTCATCAACATCTCGGGGCTGAGGTTCGAGACACAGCTGAGGACCCTGGCCCAGTTCCCCGACACCTTGCTCGGCGACCCGCGGAAGAGGATGCGCTACTTCGACCCGCTTCGCAACGAGTATTTCTTCGACAGGAACCGGCCCAGCTTCGACGCCATCCTCTATTACTATCAGTCGGGCGGCCGGCTGAGGAGACCCGCGAACGTGCCCGTCGACATTTTCATGGAGGAGATTAAATTTTACGAGATGGGGGAAGAGGCCATCGACAATTTCCGCGAGGAGGAAGGTTTCATTAAAGAGGAAGAGCGCATCTTGCCGGCCAACGAGTACCAGCGGCAGATTTGGCTGATGTTCGAGTACCCGGAGAGCTCAGGTTCCGCCAAGGGCATCGCCATCGTGTCCGTGCTCGTCATCCTCATCTCCATCATCATCTTCTGCGTGGAGACCCTGCCCGAGTTCCGCGAAGATGCGCTCCTGGAGCCCAGGACGGTGGCTGTCAATGGCACCGGCACGCTGGGGGCAAACATATTCACCGACCCCTTCTTCATCATCGAGACTCTCTGTATTGTCTGGTTCTCCTTCGAACTGTTGGTGAGATTTTTCTCGTGTCCCAGCAAATCCACCTTCTCCAAGAACATCATGAACATCATAGACATCGTGGCCATCATCCCCTACTTCATCACCCTCTTCACTGAGTTGGTCTACCACCAGTCCAACGGGCAGCAGACCATGTCCTTGGCCATCCTCAGGGTCATCCGGCTGGTTCGCGTCTTCCGCATCTTCAAGCTCTCCAGGCACTCCAAGGGTCTCCAGATCCTGGGCAAAACCCTGCAGGCCAGTCTGAGGGAGCTGGGTCTTCTCATGTTCTTCCTCTTCATCGGTGTCATCCTCTTCTCCAGCGCCGTCTACTTCGCCGAGACGGACGACCCGGATTCTAGCTTCTCCAGCATCCCAGACGCTTTCTGGTGGGCAGTGGTCACCATGACCACCGTGGGCTACGGGGACATGCACCCCATCACCATCGGAGGTAAGATCGTGGGGTCCCTGTGCGCCATCGCCGGGGTGTTGACCATCGCGCTGCCCGTGCCCGTCATCGTGTCCAACTTCAACTACTTCTACCACCGGGAGAACGAGCATGAGGAGCAAGTCGAGTACATGCACATCAGCACCGGGCAACAGGCGAACTCCCTGGGGCAGCTCAAGGCCAGCGATCAGTCCCTCAACAAGAGCGAAGCGGAAGACAACGTGGACGCGTTGATCAATGATCATCAGTACCCCGACTACACCCCCATCAAACAGAGGTCGTCAGACAACCAAACTAGGAAAAAATTCACCGACGTATGA